One Alcaligenes ammonioxydans DNA segment encodes these proteins:
- a CDS encoding MucB/RseB C-terminal domain-containing protein, with the protein MRSVRMPSPVSRARFYKGLLAFSLAMLCTPVLAQEAKGLEPLDLPWLQKVHKAARDLDYSGVIMYTQGQSSQSMKLVHIIDGTGERERLEILDGEPREFLRQNEVTQCLIPEKKMVVIERRENERFPSFLVGDVSQLPNFYDMRRLPSRERVAGRPCELIELVPKDDKRYGYRVCADVDHHLLLKMQTLDPQQEVVDQIAFASVAFGEQVDLQELRTSWNPSKWEVVEPEVRKIDIGEQGWQFALPAGFTLRSEMLRPMRAGRQVTHLMMSDGLAAISVFLERVGTPEAEENSLGAFHRGSMNMYRSRINDYVLTSTGAVPVQTLRALLEGTQFTPLSRTH; encoded by the coding sequence ATGAGGTCTGTACGCATGCCGTCACCGGTGAGCCGGGCGCGCTTCTACAAGGGTTTGCTGGCCTTTTCTCTGGCGATGCTGTGTACCCCCGTGCTGGCTCAAGAGGCCAAGGGGCTCGAGCCCCTTGATTTGCCCTGGCTGCAGAAGGTGCATAAGGCGGCGCGCGATCTGGATTATTCGGGTGTCATTATGTATACCCAGGGTCAGTCCAGCCAGTCCATGAAACTGGTGCATATCATTGACGGTACAGGTGAACGTGAGCGCCTGGAAATTCTGGACGGTGAACCGCGCGAGTTTTTACGCCAGAACGAAGTCACGCAATGCCTGATTCCCGAAAAGAAGATGGTGGTGATCGAGCGCCGTGAAAACGAGCGTTTTCCTAGTTTTCTGGTCGGCGACGTCAGTCAGCTGCCCAATTTTTACGATATGCGTCGTTTGCCATCGCGCGAACGTGTTGCGGGCCGTCCTTGTGAGCTGATCGAGCTGGTGCCCAAGGATGACAAACGCTATGGTTATCGGGTGTGTGCGGATGTCGATCATCATTTGCTGTTGAAAATGCAGACTCTGGACCCACAACAAGAGGTAGTAGACCAGATTGCCTTTGCCTCGGTCGCTTTTGGCGAACAGGTGGATTTGCAGGAGTTGCGCACCAGCTGGAACCCCAGCAAGTGGGAGGTGGTCGAACCCGAGGTGCGCAAGATTGATATAGGTGAGCAGGGTTGGCAGTTCGCTTTGCCTGCCGGTTTCACCCTGCGTTCCGAAATGCTCCGGCCTATGCGCGCTGGGCGCCAGGTAACGCACTTGATGATGTCTGATGGCCTGGCTGCCATTTCTGTATTTCTGGAGCGGGTTGGAACCCCCGAGGCCGAGGAAAACAGTCTGGGAGCTTTCCATCGTGGTTCCATGAATATGTACCGCAGTCGTATCAACGATTATGTTTTGACCAGTACGGGAGCAGTTCCCGTACAGACACTGCGCGCTTTGCTTGAAGGCACACAGTTCACCCCACTATCCCGGACACATTGA
- the rpoE gene encoding RNA polymerase sigma factor RpoE, with translation MSERDTDAELVARVQRGDKRAFDLLVLKYQRKIMRLLSRMVRDPSEIEDVAQETFIKAYRALPQFRGESAFYTWLYRIAINTARNWQASAARRPNTLQNVETEEGETFDRIDNLSDISTPESMMVSRQIAETVNTAIQALPEELRTAIVLREIEGMSYEDIAQTMDCPIGTVRSRIFRARDAIAAQLRPILDGEDSERRW, from the coding sequence ATGAGTGAACGCGATACCGATGCCGAACTGGTTGCACGTGTTCAGCGTGGGGACAAGCGAGCCTTTGACCTGCTGGTACTCAAGTATCAGCGCAAGATCATGCGTCTGCTCAGTCGCATGGTCCGTGACCCGTCTGAAATCGAGGACGTGGCTCAGGAAACTTTCATCAAAGCCTATCGGGCTCTCCCCCAGTTTCGGGGCGAGAGCGCTTTTTACACCTGGCTGTATCGCATTGCGATCAACACGGCTCGTAATTGGCAGGCCTCGGCCGCGCGACGTCCCAACACGTTACAGAACGTCGAAACCGAAGAAGGTGAAACTTTTGACCGAATTGACAACCTAAGCGATATAAGCACACCGGAATCCATGATGGTCAGCCGCCAGATTGCTGAAACGGTAAATACAGCAATTCAGGCACTGCCCGAAGAGTTACGGACCGCGATTGTGCTACGTGAAATAGAAGGGATGAGCTATGAAGATATTGCTCAGACCATGGACTGCCCTATAGGAACTGTACGTTCACGCATCTTTCGAGCCCGAGACGCCATTGCCGCGCAGTTGCGTCCCATACTCGATGGTGAAGATAGTGAACGACGGTGGTAA
- the lepB gene encoding signal peptidase I produces the protein MSWDFALILFVLLILTGAIWFLDRFSLRARRLARAQAAMQAVPETAAQDPEHLQQLRQEAYDQANRMPWWIEYGVSFFPVILFVFVLRSFIIEPFRIPSGSMLPTLKNGDLILVNKYEYGIRLPVSGTKVVPLGQPERGDVIVFRYPVDTSVDYIKRVVGVPGDRIEYRDKVLSVNGQVITQVRSGDYYEPDRSAYIGRYLEELGKVQHNILLNKTQPQGLMPIVAFPHRDSCEYFSNGISCVVPEGNYFVMGDNRDNSLDSRYWGFVPDENIVGRAFFIWMNFRELSRIGRFH, from the coding sequence ATGAGCTGGGATTTCGCTCTGATTTTGTTTGTACTGCTGATATTGACTGGCGCAATCTGGTTTTTGGATCGTTTCTCCTTGCGGGCACGTCGTCTGGCGCGCGCGCAGGCTGCGATGCAGGCGGTACCGGAAACGGCAGCTCAAGACCCCGAGCATTTGCAGCAGTTGCGCCAGGAAGCCTATGACCAGGCCAATCGCATGCCGTGGTGGATTGAGTATGGTGTCAGTTTCTTCCCGGTCATTTTGTTCGTGTTTGTACTGCGCTCTTTCATTATTGAGCCATTTCGCATTCCATCCGGCTCCATGCTGCCTACACTGAAAAATGGCGATCTCATTTTGGTGAACAAGTACGAATATGGCATTCGTCTGCCCGTCAGTGGCACCAAGGTGGTGCCCTTGGGTCAGCCCGAGCGGGGCGATGTGATTGTGTTTCGCTACCCTGTGGACACCAGCGTGGATTACATCAAGCGCGTAGTTGGCGTGCCCGGTGACCGGATCGAGTACCGTGACAAAGTGCTGTCCGTCAATGGACAGGTTATTACCCAGGTGCGCAGTGGTGATTATTATGAGCCGGATCGTTCTGCCTATATCGGGCGCTATCTGGAAGAGCTGGGCAAGGTGCAGCACAACATCCTGTTGAACAAGACCCAGCCGCAGGGACTGATGCCCATCGTGGCGTTCCCCCATCGCGACTCCTGTGAGTATTTCTCCAATGGCATCTCGTGTGTCGTGCCAGAGGGTAATTACTTCGTTATGGGAGATAATCGCGACAATAGTCTGGACAGTCGTTATTGGGGCTTTGTACCCGATGAGAATATTGTGGGACGCGCCTTTTTTATCTGGATGAATTTCCGCGAACTTAGTCGTATAGGTCGCTTCCATTAA
- a CDS encoding sigma-E factor negative regulatory protein, with amino-acid sequence MMQALKSHSDDDQLNAWEAAVSSWVDGEAEIRPEELDSPYGRQVWDTYHLIGDVMRTEALAIRTSDRFYARLSKAIDEEPTVLAPNAMKRPLVQRYGVSGLAVVAAVAAALWVGLPYMGGTSGPATLVASAQDDQLWNDYADLHRDFVGTGPVRHVSFESGALGQ; translated from the coding sequence ATGATGCAAGCCCTGAAATCCCATTCCGATGACGATCAACTCAATGCCTGGGAGGCCGCCGTGTCTTCCTGGGTGGATGGTGAGGCTGAAATACGCCCCGAGGAACTGGACTCCCCGTACGGGCGTCAAGTCTGGGATACCTATCATTTGATCGGTGATGTCATGCGCACGGAGGCGCTGGCGATCCGTACGTCGGATCGCTTTTACGCACGTCTGTCCAAAGCGATTGATGAAGAGCCCACAGTGCTCGCGCCCAACGCCATGAAGCGGCCCTTGGTGCAACGCTACGGCGTCAGCGGCCTGGCGGTGGTGGCTGCTGTGGCGGCTGCCTTGTGGGTGGGCTTGCCTTATATGGGGGGCACGTCTGGTCCGGCTACTCTGGTAGCCAGCGCCCAGGACGATCAGCTCTGGAATGATTACGCGGATTTGCACCGCGATTTTGTTGGTACCGGTCCGGTACGCCATGTTTCCTTTGAAAGTGGAGCCCTGGGTCAATGA
- the fabF gene encoding beta-ketoacyl-ACP synthase II: MKRRVVITGLGIVSPVGNDIPTAWDNIVNGRSGIGRITRFDPSALSAQIAGEVKDFDLTPYISSKEAKQMDTFIHYGVVAGMQAWKDCGLDINSIDAERVGVIVGSGIGGLPRIEETQKDYLERGPRRISPFFVPGSLVNLVSGQLSIGLGLKGPSYAVVSACTTGLHSIGDAARLIEYGDADVMIAGGAESTVSPLGIGGFAAMRALSTRNDDPQTASRPWDMDRDGFVLGEGAGVLVLEEYEHAKKRGARIYGEFAGYGMSSDAHHITSPDRDGPRRGVMNALRNGGINPDEVQYVNAHGTSTPLGDVNESEALKLAFGDHAYKLVVNSTKSMTGHLLGAAGGIEAVFTTLAVYNQISPPTINIFNQDPACDLDYCANQARDMKIDVALSNSFGFGGTNGSMVVRRLR, encoded by the coding sequence GTGAAGCGACGTGTCGTCATTACCGGGCTGGGTATTGTTTCCCCGGTCGGCAACGATATTCCTACCGCGTGGGATAACATCGTCAATGGGCGTTCGGGCATCGGGCGTATTACCCGTTTCGATCCTTCGGCCCTTAGCGCCCAGATAGCGGGTGAGGTCAAGGATTTTGATTTAACACCTTATATTTCGTCCAAAGAAGCCAAGCAGATGGATACCTTTATCCATTACGGCGTGGTAGCAGGGATGCAAGCCTGGAAAGATTGCGGCCTGGATATCAACAGCATCGATGCTGAGCGTGTGGGCGTCATTGTAGGGTCGGGGATTGGTGGTTTGCCCCGTATCGAAGAAACCCAAAAAGATTATCTGGAACGGGGGCCGCGTCGGATTTCCCCGTTCTTTGTGCCCGGCTCCCTGGTCAACCTGGTGTCTGGTCAGTTGTCGATTGGCCTGGGTCTGAAAGGTCCCAGCTATGCAGTGGTGTCGGCATGTACAACCGGCCTGCACTCCATTGGTGACGCCGCTCGTCTGATCGAGTATGGCGATGCCGACGTGATGATTGCCGGCGGCGCGGAATCTACCGTTTCGCCACTGGGCATCGGCGGTTTTGCGGCCATGCGTGCCTTGTCTACCCGCAATGACGATCCGCAGACGGCATCGCGCCCCTGGGATATGGACCGTGATGGCTTCGTGCTGGGTGAAGGCGCGGGTGTTCTGGTGCTGGAAGAGTACGAACATGCCAAAAAGCGTGGCGCCCGCATTTATGGTGAGTTCGCCGGCTACGGCATGAGCTCGGATGCTCACCACATCACTTCGCCGGACCGTGACGGTCCACGTCGTGGCGTGATGAATGCCTTGCGCAACGGTGGCATCAACCCGGATGAGGTTCAGTACGTCAATGCTCATGGCACTTCTACGCCGCTGGGTGACGTGAACGAGTCCGAGGCATTGAAGCTGGCTTTTGGCGATCACGCCTACAAGCTGGTGGTCAACTCCACCAAATCCATGACGGGTCATCTGCTGGGTGCAGCTGGTGGCATTGAAGCGGTATTCACTACGTTGGCGGTGTACAACCAGATCTCGCCTCCAACCATCAATATCTTCAATCAGGATCCGGCATGCGATCTGGATTACTGCGCCAATCAGGCTCGTGATATGAAGATTGATGTGGCCTTGTCCAACTCCTTTGGATTTGGTGGCACGAACGGTTCGATGGTGGTTCGTCGTCTTCGTTAA
- a CDS encoding DegQ family serine endoprotease — protein sequence MEKSSKKMRIPVLSALTAAVILAAGAPMAYAQAQAVTTSEQVQSTTLGLPDFTGIVAKTEDGVVNIRTTEAVQVRSPAMGPGSDPYDMFRWFFGPDFMPPGMTPQRPHGGNNAPQAQERTVPRGVGSGFIISADGYILTNNHVVADSNGIFVTLSNGKEYPAKIIGTDERTDVALIKIEAKDLKPMVIGDSKQLKKGQWVLAIGSPFGLESTVTAGIVSAINRETGDYLPFIQTDVAVNPGNSGGPLINLNGEVVGVNSQIISRSGGFMGISLAIPIDEAMNVVEQLKTDGKVTRGRIGVQITPVADDVATALGLKDSKGALVSSVEEGGPAAKAGIQSGDVILKFNGRSIDQMTDLPRIVGSTKPGQSSTLEIWRKGKLQTVKINVEEMPSGNPVAAGKDQKDAPAASSTDAFGLKVTAVPEADLKRLGVESAVQVVDVGPPANQAGLQPGDLILRVNDKDVGTPEQYAKMVASLDKSKAAALLVLRAGQSQWILITPSK from the coding sequence ATGGAAAAATCGAGTAAAAAAATGCGTATTCCTGTTCTCTCGGCTTTGACAGCTGCCGTGATACTGGCAGCGGGTGCGCCCATGGCTTACGCGCAGGCCCAAGCTGTCACGACAAGCGAGCAGGTCCAGAGCACAACGCTCGGTCTGCCTGATTTCACGGGAATCGTTGCCAAAACCGAGGATGGGGTAGTCAACATCCGCACTACAGAGGCAGTGCAGGTACGGTCACCGGCCATGGGCCCCGGCTCAGACCCGTACGATATGTTCCGTTGGTTCTTCGGACCTGACTTCATGCCTCCTGGCATGACGCCCCAGCGTCCTCATGGCGGCAATAACGCTCCACAAGCTCAAGAGCGCACCGTACCGCGTGGCGTCGGCTCGGGTTTTATCATTTCAGCTGACGGCTACATCCTGACCAATAATCATGTGGTGGCAGATTCCAACGGCATTTTTGTCACCCTGAGCAATGGCAAGGAATACCCGGCCAAGATCATCGGTACGGACGAACGTACGGATGTGGCTTTGATCAAGATTGAGGCCAAAGATCTGAAACCCATGGTGATTGGCGATTCCAAGCAACTCAAGAAAGGGCAATGGGTTCTGGCCATTGGGTCGCCTTTTGGCCTGGAGTCCACGGTCACTGCCGGCATTGTCAGCGCCATCAATCGTGAGACAGGGGACTACCTGCCTTTCATTCAGACCGACGTAGCCGTCAACCCCGGTAACTCGGGTGGGCCGCTGATCAATCTGAACGGTGAGGTTGTGGGTGTGAACTCGCAGATCATCTCGCGCAGTGGCGGCTTTATGGGTATTTCCCTGGCCATCCCGATCGACGAAGCCATGAACGTGGTCGAGCAGCTCAAGACGGACGGCAAGGTAACGCGCGGTCGCATCGGTGTACAGATCACGCCGGTGGCTGATGATGTGGCCACTGCGCTGGGCCTGAAAGACAGCAAGGGCGCCTTGGTCAGCAGCGTGGAAGAGGGTGGTCCGGCCGCCAAGGCTGGCATCCAGTCCGGTGACGTCATCCTGAAATTCAATGGCCGCAGCATTGACCAAATGACGGATCTGCCACGTATTGTGGGCAGCACCAAGCCAGGCCAGAGCTCCACGCTGGAAATCTGGCGCAAGGGCAAACTGCAGACCGTCAAGATTAATGTCGAGGAAATGCCTTCCGGCAACCCGGTTGCTGCCGGAAAAGATCAGAAAGACGCGCCGGCTGCCAGCAGCACCGATGCGTTTGGTCTGAAAGTGACGGCAGTGCCGGAGGCCGATTTGAAGCGCCTGGGGGTAGAAAGTGCGGTTCAGGTCGTCGACGTGGGCCCTCCTGCCAACCAGGCCGGTCTGCAACCAGGTGACCTTATTTTGCGTGTCAACGATAAAGACGTAGGGACGCCAGAGCAATACGCTAAAATGGTGGCTTCCTTGGATAAATCCAAAGCAGCAGCCCTGCTGGTTTTGCGTGCAGGCCAGTCGCAATGGATTTTGATTACGCCATCGAAATAA
- the rnc gene encoding ribonuclease III — protein sequence MKRLALLEAAIGYSFKDIGLLEQALTHRSHSARHNERLEFLGDSVLNFTVAALLFERFQRIDEGDLSRLRANLVKQAALAEIATRLGLSDYLRLGEGELKSGGFRRPSILADALEAIFGAVFLDAGFTQAQTVITQLYEPMLVDVDPKTLGKDPKTLLQELLQGRKLDLPVYTVVATHGAAHDQLFDIECTIAKLNIHVQASGSSRRAAEQAAATQAIAILEAEFPAKTTRASRHRRPSQLTLPVAVSQETQ from the coding sequence ATGAAACGTCTTGCTTTGCTTGAAGCCGCTATCGGCTACTCCTTTAAAGACATAGGCCTGCTGGAGCAGGCCTTGACCCATCGCAGCCACAGCGCTCGTCATAACGAGCGTCTGGAGTTCCTGGGCGATTCGGTTTTGAACTTCACGGTTGCGGCCTTGTTGTTTGAGCGCTTTCAACGTATTGACGAAGGCGATCTGTCGCGTCTGCGCGCTAATCTGGTCAAGCAGGCTGCCCTGGCTGAAATTGCAACGCGCCTGGGTTTGTCGGATTATCTGCGCTTGGGGGAAGGGGAGCTCAAGAGCGGCGGTTTTCGTCGCCCCTCCATTCTGGCCGACGCCCTGGAAGCAATATTTGGCGCTGTTTTTCTGGATGCCGGCTTTACGCAAGCCCAAACCGTCATCACCCAGCTGTATGAACCCATGCTGGTCGATGTGGACCCCAAGACCTTGGGGAAAGACCCCAAAACCTTGCTGCAAGAGTTGTTGCAAGGCCGAAAGCTGGATTTGCCGGTGTATACCGTGGTGGCCACGCATGGCGCTGCTCACGATCAGCTCTTCGATATTGAATGCACGATCGCCAAGCTCAATATCCATGTGCAAGCCAGTGGCAGCAGCCGGCGTGCTGCGGAACAAGCCGCCGCCACACAGGCAATCGCTATTTTAGAAGCTGAATTTCCAGCCAAGACGACGCGCGCCAGCCGCCATCGTCGCCCCTCACAATTGACTCTGCCCGTGGCGGTGTCGCAGGAAACACAATGA
- the lepA gene encoding translation elongation factor 4: MDHIRNFSIIAHIDHGKSTLADRLIQRCGGLADREMSTQVLDSMDIEKERGITIKAQTAALHYKARDGKVYNLNLIDTPGHVDFSYEVSRSLSACEGALLVVDASQGVEAQTVANCYTALDQGVEVIPVLNKMDLPSADPDAARQEVEDVIGIDASDAIAASAKTGLGIDDILETIVARVPPPVGDPSAPLQALIIDSWFDNYVGVVMLVRIVNGVLKPKEKILLMATRATHLVEHIGVFTPKSENRPHLSAGEVGFIIAGIKELEHAKVGDTITLAGKPAESALPGFKEVKPQVFAGLYPVESSEYDQLRDSLEKLKLNDSSLMFEPEVSQALGFGFRCGFLGLLHMEIVQERLEREFDMDIITTAPSVVYEVERRDGEVLMIESPSRMPEVAHIEDVREPIVVVSLLMPQEYVGPVMTLCTAKRGLQLNMTYHGRQVNLVYEMPLAEIVLDFFDRLKSVSRGYASMDYEFKEYRSADVVKVDILINGDRVDALSMIVHRSNARYRGREVVAKMRSLIPRQMFDIAIQAAIGAEVISRENVKALRKNVLAKCYGGDISRKKKLLEKQKAGKKRMKQVGNVEIPQEAFLAILQVEDK, from the coding sequence ATGGATCACATCCGCAATTTCTCTATTATTGCCCACATCGATCATGGCAAATCGACCTTGGCTGACCGCCTGATCCAACGCTGTGGTGGCCTGGCCGACCGCGAGATGTCGACCCAGGTTCTGGATTCGATGGACATCGAGAAAGAGCGTGGCATTACGATTAAGGCCCAGACCGCGGCTTTGCACTACAAGGCTCGGGATGGCAAGGTATACAACCTGAACCTGATCGACACCCCCGGCCACGTCGACTTCTCCTACGAAGTCAGCCGCTCCCTGTCGGCCTGTGAGGGTGCTTTGCTGGTGGTGGACGCTTCGCAAGGGGTGGAAGCACAGACCGTGGCCAACTGCTATACCGCCTTGGACCAGGGCGTGGAAGTGATTCCCGTGCTCAACAAAATGGACTTGCCTTCGGCTGATCCTGACGCAGCACGCCAGGAAGTAGAGGACGTTATCGGCATTGATGCCAGCGATGCGATTGCGGCCAGCGCCAAGACCGGTCTGGGTATTGACGATATCCTGGAAACCATTGTGGCGCGTGTTCCCCCGCCAGTGGGTGATCCGTCTGCTCCACTGCAAGCTCTGATCATTGACTCCTGGTTTGACAACTACGTGGGCGTGGTCATGCTGGTCCGCATTGTCAATGGGGTACTCAAGCCCAAGGAAAAGATTCTGCTGATGGCCACGCGTGCGACGCACCTGGTCGAGCACATCGGGGTCTTTACGCCCAAGTCTGAAAACCGTCCGCATCTGTCTGCCGGTGAGGTGGGCTTTATCATTGCAGGCATCAAGGAACTGGAGCACGCCAAGGTGGGCGATACCATCACACTGGCGGGCAAACCAGCTGAAAGCGCGCTGCCCGGCTTTAAAGAAGTGAAGCCCCAGGTGTTCGCGGGTCTGTATCCGGTGGAAAGCAGTGAATACGATCAACTGCGTGACTCGCTGGAGAAGCTGAAGCTGAACGACTCCTCCCTGATGTTCGAACCTGAAGTGTCCCAGGCACTGGGTTTTGGTTTCCGCTGTGGCTTTTTGGGCCTGCTGCATATGGAAATCGTCCAGGAGCGTCTGGAGCGTGAGTTCGACATGGACATCATCACCACCGCGCCGTCGGTGGTGTACGAAGTCGAGCGACGCGATGGCGAAGTGCTGATGATTGAAAGCCCCTCGCGCATGCCGGAAGTCGCGCATATTGAAGACGTACGCGAACCCATTGTTGTGGTTTCGCTGCTAATGCCGCAGGAATACGTGGGCCCGGTCATGACCCTGTGTACAGCCAAGCGCGGTTTGCAGTTAAATATGACCTATCATGGCCGTCAGGTGAACCTGGTCTATGAAATGCCCTTGGCCGAGATCGTGCTGGACTTCTTTGATCGGCTCAAATCCGTCTCGCGCGGCTATGCCTCGATGGATTATGAGTTCAAGGAATACCGCTCGGCGGACGTGGTCAAGGTCGATATCCTCATCAACGGTGACCGGGTCGATGCGCTGTCCATGATCGTGCACCGCAGCAACGCCCGTTACCGCGGCCGTGAAGTGGTCGCCAAGATGCGATCCCTGATCCCGCGCCAGATGTTTGATATTGCGATTCAGGCCGCCATTGGTGCCGAAGTGATTTCTCGCGAGAACGTCAAGGCACTGCGCAAGAACGTGCTGGCCAAGTGTTATGGCGGTGACATCTCTCGCAAGAAGAAGCTGCTTGAGAAGCAAAAAGCCGGTAAGAAGCGGATGAAGCAGGTTGGAAACGTGGAAATTCCGCAGGAAGCCTTTTTGGCAATTTTGCAGGTCGAGGATAAGTAA